DNA sequence from the Marinilongibacter aquaticus genome:
TTTGCCTACGTATAAAAGTGTTTTTGAAAAGAAATACCATTTTCGAAGAAAGTGGAGCGAAAGATGAATTCGATTTCGGGAAATTTCATTTCAACTTTTCACAACTTATTCTCGACTCTGAAGACGGGGAGCAAAAACTCACGCACCGCGAGGCCGAAGTATTGAAATACCTTTGCGAAAGACCGAATACCCTTATCAAAAGAGAAGACATCCTGACCAAGATATGGGGAAGAGACGATTATTTTCTGGGGCGAAGTCTCGATGTGTTCATCACGCGGTTACGGAAAATGCTGCAAACCGACGAAAACATCAAAATAGACAATGTGCACGGTGTGGGTTTCCGTTTTGTGACAGAATAATCGAATTTCAATCTTCGCGAAAAGCCATGTTGTGCTCCGAAAGCACCTTTTTGAGCTTAGGCACACTGCTGGGACCGAAACCGTGTAAATTAAGCAAGTCGCTGGCTTTACACTGGCTTAGTTGGAGAAGCGTAGCAATACCTTCGCTTTCTAAAGCTCTTCGTGCAGGAGCAGAAAGCACGCGGAGAAATTCTTGATCAACTTCACGTTCCTTTTCACACACAGGGCATGAGGGGCAATCGCTGCTTTTCCAAAACACATGTCCCTTTTCGCACTCTTTCTTCCGCTTTTCCATAATTTCTTGCTTTGGGCTATTTTGAATACGCTCATCCACTTCTCTCCAAAATTAAAAATATTCACAAAAAAAAGAGGTAGGCTTTTCGCCCACCTCTTTTCAAATCTATAAATATTTAGGGATTATTTACCGAAAAGGCTGCCGAGCATTCCGCCCAAACCACCTTTCTGACCACTACCCTTCAACAACATCCCAGCTACATCATCAATCACACTGCCATCGCCATCTGCATCCAAAAACGACTCGATCAAGCTTTGCTGTTTACTGCCGCTTCCACCGCCCAAAAGGCCGCCCAGCATGCTGGTCAAACCACTGGCATCATTCACATTGTTCTGACGAGCCTGCTTACCCAACACACCCATCAAAATAGGTGCAGCCACTTTCAAGATTTGCCCTACTTGGCCTGCATCCAAACCTGACTTTTGGCTCAACGCGTTTTGTACCATATTCTGTTTGCTACCCAGCACATGGCCCAAAATACCTTCACCATCTTGCTTAACCGACTGGTCAACACCACCTTGGAACAAACTTCCCAAATTATCCAAAATACCGCCGTCGTGCTTGCCCTGTACGGCGTTGAGCAAACCAGCGGCACCTTGAGAACTTGATGCATTCTTTTGCATCGCACCCATCAAAACAGGCAATGCCATGCTCAACACATCTGCAGTTTTATTTTGAGGAGCACCCGTTTCTCCACTAACTCCAGAAACGATTTGTTTCCCAAGATCACTGTTCAATAAGTCTAAAATTCCAGCCATTTTTTTGTGTTTTAGTTTTTGTGTTTACCAATTCTTGAATATACGTTTTCTACCGTCGGCTTCAAACTATGTCTTAAAGACTTCAAAATTCCTTAAAAGTCATTTTAATTTTCTTTTTTTATTTGCCTAAATCCGGATCAAAATTCTTTTTAAGGCCCATGGCCATTCATGTACCAAACCCGAATTTGTGCCAAGAAGCAAGTCCAAAAGGTTTTGATGTAGAAAAATACTTCCAAAATTCAAATTGATAGCACATTTCTTAGAATTTATTGGCGTACACAAGTGATACTCTTCCACTTCTATTCAAAACTTTTATTTTTGGGCGATTTTCCCAACAGTTGAATATGAGCACAAAAAGACTTTACATTATTCGTCACGGCGAAACCGATTACAATAAACGAGGTATCGTACAAGGTAGCGGAATTGATGCCGACCTGAATGCGACTGGCCGTGCTCAGGCTCGGGCGTTCTTCGAGGCCTATGGCCATATTCCCTTTCAAACCGTATACACTTCCGAACTGAAAAGGACGCACCAAAGTGTGCAGCATTTTCTGGAGCTCGACATCCCGCACATCATCCTTCCCGGCCTGAATGAAATTTCTTGGGGAACAAAGGAAGGAAAAGTACCGAACAGCTTAGACGATTCGAATTACTATAAACTCGTAGAGGCTTGGAAACAAGGAGATACGCACATTCCTGTTGAAGGCGGAGAAAGCCCGAACCAAGTGGCCGAAAGGCAAAGAGGAGCCTTGAAAACCATACTCGACAATACCGAAGAAGAGCTTATTTTGGTGGCTATGCACGGCCGGGCCATGCGTATACTTTTGGCTCAAATGAGTAAATTGCCACTCTCTGAAATGGATTATTTCGAACACAAAAACCTGTGCTTGTATTTGGTGGAATACAGCTATACCGAAGATTCATTTTCCATTGTGGAGCACAACAATGTGGAGCACCTGAAAAGTTTAACTGTATAAAAAGCCTCCCATGCACCAAATAGGCCTTTGGTGTAGATCAAATTTAGGCTTCCATCAGATTTCAATTAAATTAGCTAAAATTTGAGCGATGGGATCCAAAAAAGCATACTGGTTTTATCAAATTGCCGGCTGGTCGATATATTTCATATCCGATATCCTGAACTATTTCACCCTCTACCCCTTCGGTTTCGACGAACTGAACCACCTGATGGGCAATGTGATGGTGAATGTGGCCACCGGGGTTTCGCTCACGCACATTTTCAGGCTAATTTTCAAACATTACCATTGGATTAAACTGCCGATCGGCCAATTGATCCTGCGTTGCCTAATTGTCGTGTTCCTCATCACGTTTATACTTGCGGCCATCAACATTCCTATGGACAGGGCCTTTATCAATATCAACAGCATGAACGCCGCCCTGTTGGATATTTCCTATCACATCAACCTTACCAAACCCGTTTTCATGTGGGTTTTGGTGTATGTATTCTACAGCTTTGCCAATGAAAGCCGCGTCAAAGACATCGAAAAAGTCAAGCTCGAATCTTCGGTAAAAGAATCAGAAGCTAAAGTGTTGAGAGCCCAAATGAACCCTCATTTCGTATTCAATGCCTTAAACAGCATTCGTGCACTGGTGCTCGAAGAACCCAACAAGGCCATGAACGGCATCACGCAACTTTCGAACCTCTTGCGGAGCTCTTTGATCTCCAACCGCAAAACCACGGTTTCGTTGAAAGAAGAGCTGAAAACCATTGAAGATTACCTCAGCCTCGAAAAAATAAGATACGAAGAGCGGCTGCAAACCAAATGCGACATCGCTCCGCAAACATTGGGTATTCAGGTGCCGCCCATGATGCTCCAAACCTTGGTCGAGAACGCCATCAAACACGGTGTACAGAAAGCTTTGCGTTGGGGATTTATCGAAATCAAAACCTATATAGAAAACGGCATGTTGGTCATCGTCATTCGCAATACGGGCCAATTGCATGCCGAAAAAAGTTTGAACGAGTCTTCGGGCTTTGGAATAGAAAACACAAAAAGAAGATTGCAATTGCTTTACGGCAATGATTATCAATTCAAGATATTTCAGGAAGACAAACTTACCGTGCGTGCCGAAATTCATTTACCAATAGAAAACAAAGTCATTTAACAATACTATGAACGCAATAATAGTCGACGACGAAAGACTGGCCAGAAACGAATTGAAAAGGCTTTTGGAAGATTTTCCGAAAATCAAAGTGATCGGAGAAGCAGCCAATGCCGATGAGGCCATTCCACTTATAGAAGAAACCGAACCCGATCTTCTTTTTCTCGACATTCAAATGCCCGGAAAAAACGGATTTGAATTGCTAGAAAGCCTCGAAGACAAGGTTCCGGAAGTGATTTTCACAACAGCATACGACGAATATGCCCTCAAGGCCTTTGAATTCAATGCACTCGACTATATTCTTAAACCCATAGACAGTGCCCGTTTGGCAGAAGCCATTCAAAGGGTAGAAGAAGAACGTGAAGAGCTGGAAAGACTGGAAAAGGCGGCTCCTACCGAAAAAGTATTGGGCACACAAGACCAGGTTTTTGTAAAAGACGGTGAAAAATGTTGGTTCGTGCGATTGGGCAAAGTGCGTCTCTTCGAATCGATGGGCAATTACGTACGCCTACATTTCGACGATCAAAAACCCATGATCTTGAAATCGCTCAACAGTTTGGAAGAACGTTTGGATCCAAAAATCTATTTCCGTGCAAACCGCAAACACATCATCAACCTCAACTGGATCGACAAAATAGAGCCTTGGTTTTCGGGCGGGCTTTTGGTGACCTTAAGTGCAGGTGAAATTGGCCCGGGCGGAGAAAAAATAGAGATTTCGAGAAGACAGGCCATTAAATTCAAAGACTTAATGAGCCTATAAAAAATCCCCTTTGCGGTGTTTCGGAAAATCGAAACGAGCAAAGGGGAAAATATTTTCAAAAAATGTAGACGCTAATCCAGCTCTGTGGCCAAAACCATCCTGATCTTCAAGCGAGCTCCCATCGACATGATATCCACCAAATCTTGAATCGTCAAAGATTGAGCTGCTCGCAGAATCACTGTGGGTTCTTCCATGCCCATAGTAGCCTGTTGCAAAGCAGCTTCCAACTCCGGAAAAGGAATATTTTTGCGATCGATATAGTACGCTTTGTCTTCCGTAATAGAAAGCGTAATAGGCTGTTTGCTCACCTCGTGCGTGGCGGTATCGGCCTTGGGCAAAAGCAATTTGATGACATTCGGACTGCCCAAAGTGGCCACAATAAGGAAGAACAACAGCAAGAAAAACATGATGTCGTTCAACGATGCGGTTTGCACCTCGGCCTCAAATCTTCTTTGTCTTTTAAGCTTCATAATCCTAAGATGCTGGTTCGTTTAGTGTATCAAGGAAGTCCATCACTGTAGCCTGCAAATGGATACTGAATTTATCGATCATCATGTTGATTCCATGGTATGCGGCATAGGCAATTAAACCAACCACCAAACCTGAGAAACTGGCAATCATTTTTTCATACAAACCGTTTGAAATGGTTTCGATCGAAAACTCGCCCGTTACCGAAATTTCGTAGAAAATACGGATGATACCCGAGATTGTACCCACAAAGCCCAATGTAGGGGCCACACCGGCAATCAATCCCAAATAACCCATGTTCTTTTCCATTTTCGAAACCTCCAAATTCGATTGGATTTCCATGGCACTTTCGATATCCTTTACCGGACGCCCTATACGTGAAATCCCTTTTTCCAAGATTCTTGATATCGGCAAATTGGTGCTTTTGCACATGGCGATTGCCGAGCGGAAATCCCCTCTCAAAATATTGTCCTTCAGACTGCGTAGAAAACCGTGATCAATTCGCGATGCCCCCTTGATAAACAAGTAGCGTTCCACCATCAAAAAGAATGTAATGAACAGCAAGATCAGGATCGGATAGACCACAAAACCGCCTTTCAGCAAGAGCTCGAAATAATTGATACTAACAGGAGAAGCAGTAAGTGTTGAGTCAATTCCAGTCTCGGCCGGAACTTGAAGCAAAATGGTTTGCAACATTGGTAAGGTTAAATTTTATGAACTTTTAATGTAACTCCGTGGAGTCCAAAAATATTATGCAAATTACTAATTTTTATGATTGATAAACCCTTTTCACCACCTTTTCGAGGCTTAAACCCTGCACAATGATCGAGAACAAAACCACCGAATAAGTAATAAAAACCAAATAGGGTTTGGCGGCCCATTCGCCTGGCAAAGAAAGAGCCATCGCAATAGATAAACCTCCACGCAGTCCGCCCCAGGTCATCAACAAAGGGGCTTCGCGGTCTACCGCCACCCACTTCTTGGATATACGTACCAAAAAGTGAATCACTAGAAAACGGGCCAAAAGCACGATAACAACCGCACCAATTCCAGCAATAAAGAAATAAGGTTTAAATTCAATAATCAAGATTTCCAAGCCGATGAGCACAAAAAGCACGGCATTCATCAACACATCCACAAGCTCCCAAAACTTATCGACGTACAGTTCGGTGGTTTCGCTCATGGCGTCTTGTTTCAAACCGCTGCTCCCCATAAACAAACCCGCAACCACCATGGCCAAAGGCCCCGAAGTGTGCAATTGCTGTGCCATCAAATACCCCCCCATTACCAATGCCAATGTGATCATTACTTCCACCTCGTAATTGTCTATGGATTTCAGCAGGCGGAACATCAAGAAGCCCAGTCCCAATCCAAACAAAACTCCTCCGATCGCCTCTTGCACAAAAAGCAATACCACATCCGTCGTGGTCACCTCGGCCACGCCCAATCGGGCAATTTCGAGAATGGTAAAAAAGATCACCACGCCTACCCCATCGTTGAACAAAGACTCGCCCACAATATTTATCTCAATGCGTTTGGGTACATTCGACTTTGTCAGAATACCGAGTACCGCAATGGGATCTGTGGGCGAAATGAGGGCTCCGAAAAGCAAGCAGTACACATACTCGATTTCATGGCCAATCAATCCAGAAAGATAATAGAGCAGTGTGCCGATCAGAAAAGTGGACAGTACCACACCCACAAGGGCAAAAAGCCCAATTGTGCGTTTTTCTTGCTTGATCATGCCCACATTGGTATGCAATGCACCTGCAAAAAGCAGGAAAGAAAGCATGACATCCATCAGCACCGTAGTGAAATCGATCTTCTCGATCAGGATGTGGGCGTAATTGCTGATCTCTGGATTTATAAACTGGGTCAGGATCAAGACCAAAGAAAAAACCAAGGCCATAATCATCAGACCAATGGTGGTGGGCAATTTAAAAAAGCGGACATTGATATAGCCGAAAATCGCCGAAATCACCACCAATAAAGTCAGTATGTTGAAAAGCTCCATAGTGTCTGTTTAAATTGAAACCCAATATACTGAAATGGATTTACAATACGCCCTTTGTACTGGGCAGAGAATCCATGGCCTGAATGTCGCGGCTGATGGCCATTTTGATGGCCTTGGCCCAAGCCTTGAATATCGCCTCTATTTTATGATGCTCGTTGTCGCCCTCGCATTTGATGTTCAAATTGCATTTCGAGCTATCGGAAAAAGATTTAAAGAAATGCATAAACATTTCCGTGGGCATTTCGCCTACTTTTTCACGCTTGAATTCCGCATCCCAAACCAACCAAGGCCTGCCCGAAAAATCGATGGCCACTTGGGCTAAGGCTTCATCCATCGGTAAAAGGAACCCGTAACGGTTGGTGCCCTTTTTGTCGCCCAATGCTTTCAAAAATGCTTCACCCAAAGCCAAAGCCGTATCTTCAATAGTATGGTGCTCGTCGATGTGCAAATCGCCCTTCACCTTAATCGTGATATCCGCACCCGAATGCTTGGCAAGTTGGTCGAGCATATGATCAAAGAAACCAATACCGGTATCCATTTGAGCGGCTCCTTTCCCATCCAAATTCACTTTAACATAAATCTCGGTTTCTTTGGTATCGCGTTGCACTTCAGCAATTCGCTCGGGAAGTTTCAGAAAGGCATAAATTTCGTCCCAATCGGCGGTAGTCAAAGCACACGCGGCTTGCTGCTCTTTACTGGCTTCTGGAGAAACCTCAGCAGCTATATGAATGCCCTTGGCACCCAAATTCACGGCCAATTGTATATCGCTGAGACGATCGCCAATGACAAAGCTATTGGTCAAATCATAATCGGGATTATCCAAATAGGCCGTCAACATACCCGTACGCGGTTTGCGGGTTTCGGCATTTTCGTGCTCAAAAGTACGGTCGATAAACACTTGGTCAAAATGAATTTGTTCGCCTTCTAAAGTAGTCATCATTTTCTGATGTGCAGGCCAGAAGGTTTCCTCCGGGAATGAATCGGTACCCAAACCGTCTTGATTGGTCACCATCACCAATTCGTAATCGGTTTCCTCTGCAATTTTTCTTAAAACCGACAAGACCTTGGGGTAGAACTCGAGTTTTTCAAGGGAATCTACTTGAAAGTCAATGGGTGGTTCGACAATAATGGTGCCGTCGCGATCGATAAACAGTACTTTTTTCATGCAATATTTAAATTCATTCCTTTGCGGCAAAAGTACTGATCTTCACCTTAAATACGCCAGTATGGCCAGCGAATTCGCTGAAAACTTTCTAATAATCAGTGCAAAAATGGAATTGCACACCAGCGATTTGCATTTAAAAGCGAATTTAGCATGAATTAATACGCTTATTCCAAGAAATAGAACACAATCCAAGACACACCTAATTGCTTTAAAATAAATTCATTACCTTTGCAGCGATTTTGAAAAACTCGTTCAATATCTCTGACGCGACATTGGCATTCAAGGGGACCGCAATCTAGGGTCCGATTCCATTTCAGAGCAGCAACGGGTTTCCGTGATGTTCACGACAGGGCGTGTCGCAATCGCCTCCAAATATTTAAAACAATCTGGGCTGAAAGCAGAGCAGCCTAAAGCAATTTTTATGCAAACAGTTAAGTTCAATGAACTTCCTGTGTCTGACTATATCCTTCAGGCAGTGGAAGAAATGGGTTGGGAAAACGCTTCACCGATCCAAAGTCAGGCAATTCCAGCGGTGCTCAATGGACGCGATGTCATCGGTCAGGCCCAAACTGGAACAGGGAAAACAGCCGCCTTCGGCATTCCGGCAATTGAATCGGTAGATGTGGATCACAAAGCCACCCAAGTATTGATCCTTTGCCCTACTCGCGAGTTGGCTCTTCAAGTGAAAGAGCAGATGTACTTGCTTTCGAAATACAAAAAGGGTCTTTTGGTAACCTGTATATATGGTGGTGAGTCGTATGAACGACAATTCCGCGATTTGAAACGCGGAGCACATATCGTGGTGGGTACGCCTGGGCGTATCATGGACCACTTGGACCGCAAAACCTTGCAATTGAGCGACCTAAAAATGATGGTGCTCGATGAAGCCGACGAAATGTTGAATATGGGTTTCCGCGAAGACATCGAAACCATTTTGAGCCAAGCTCCCGAAGAAAGACAAACTGTGCTCTTTTCGGCCACAATGTCCAAAGAGATTTTGAGCATCACCAAGCGTTTCCAAAATGATCCGCATATCATTAAAGTGACACGTGAAGAAGTGACCAACGACAACATCGAGCAGCTTGTGTTCAATGTGCGTCGCGATGCCAAAACCGAAGCCATGTGCCGTCTTATCGATGTGCACAATTTGAAATTGATCCTTGTATTCTGTAATACCAAATCGAAGGTAGACGAGGTGGCCATGGAATTGCAAGCCCGCGGACATGCCGCCGAAGGACTTCACGGCGACCTTCGCCAAGGAGCTCGTACACAGGTGATGAACAAATTCAGAAACGGAAACTGCAATATCCTTGTCGCCACCGACGTGGCCGCTCGCGGTATCGATGTGAATGATGTGGATGCAGTGTTCAACTACGACGTACCCATGGATTTGGAAAACTATGTACACCGTATCGGACGTACAGGACGGGCCGGCAAGAAAGGAATGGCTTTCACATTGGCACCAAACCGCGACAACGGTAAGCTTCGCGACTTGGAACGCTACACGAAAGTAAAAATCGAGCAAGGTAAAATCCCTACACTCGACGATTTGAAAGAGGTAAAAAGAAAGCAATTCAAAGAGAAAGTGATTTCACATATCTCTGATCAAAATATCGATGAATTTGCAGACATCATCAATGAAATGATCGATGAAGGGCACGATCCGGATCATATCCTTACGGCTTTGGTCAAAATGCAAATCGGCTCTTTGGAGATTGGCTCAAACTTCGAAGATGATCTTTCCGACAAAAGAAAAGCCCGTGGCGAGCGTCGTTCTGAAGGACGAAGAGGCTCGCGTAACGAGCAAGGCGACGACCGTCGCGGTGGACGTAGAAACAATAAGGGCCAAGGCAGCGGTGAAGCTGGAATGGTGCGTTTGTTCATCAATCTTGGAAAGAAAGACCATGTATCGCCCAACCACATTGTGGGTGCCATTGCAGCCGAGTCGAAAATCCCCGGTCGCGTGATTGGCCAAATCGACATGTACGACAAATTCAGCTTTGTAGAAGTGCCCGAACGTGATGTAAATCGCGTACTTTCAGGCATGAAAGGCAAGACCATCAATGCTCGTGAAGCCGCGATAGAGGTAGCCAAATAATTCAAGAAACATACTTGATCACAAAAAAGGGGCAGATTTTTCAATCTGCCCCTTTTCTATTTACATTCAATTTCTCATTTGCCCCATTTCGCAGGACTTCTTCTCCATTTCTTCAAAGATTCGATATCCGCTTCCTGCACATAATTTTGTTTTTGGGCCTCGTCAATCAAAAAGTTGTAATTGCTCAAGGTGATCAAGGGCAATTCAGCCTCCCTGAAATTTTCGCCCGCAATCCGCAAACCGTATGTAAAAACGGCAATCATACCGATTACTTCCACTCCAGCGGCCCGAAGAGCCTCCACCGCTTTCAGCGAGCTGCCACCTGTTGAAACCAAATCTTCAAGCACAACTACCTTCTGGCCTGGCAAAATCTTTCCTTCGATCTGATTCCCCATGCCATGCTCCTTCGGTTTCGGACGTACATAGGCCGAAGGCAATTTCAAGTAATCGGCCACCAGTACACCTTGAGCAATGCCCGCGGTAGCTACGCCTGCGATCAATTCGACTTCAGGAAAATGCTTGCGAATGGCCTTCGCCAGAGCCTTTTTGATGAATGTTCGGCCTTCCACATCCGAAAGCGTAATTCGGTTGTCGCAATAGATTGGCGATTTCCATCCCGAACTCCAAGTGAAAGGAGCATTGGGGCTCAATTTCACGGCTTCTGTTTCCAATAAAATATTCGCAATTTTTCTGGCTGTCGTCATGCTTATCTTTCTGTTTCTTCTTTTTCTCCTGTATCTGTTTTCATTCGGCGTTCCACCAAAATTTTATCGATTCGGTTTTTATCCATATCTACAATCTCGAAATGGAATTCTTCCCAATCGAAGGTATCGCCCGTATCTGGAATTTCCTGGAGGATTTCCAGAGCAAAACCACCCATTGTATCGAAACCGTTGTAGTCTTTTCGATTCGAAATCTCGATCTCGAACTCTTGCAAAAACTCATCGAAAGGCAGAGACGCATCGATCAAATAACTTCCGTCTTCCCTTTCAATAATCTCAAACTCAAACTCATTGGTTTCAGAGATATCGCCGACCAGAGCATCCAAAATATCGTTCATCGTAACCACACCCTGTACATTCCCGTATTCATCGACAATCACTCCAAAGTGCTTTCGCTCTTCTTGAAACTTTTCCAAAACCTGATAACCCAAATTGTTTTCCGGAATGTACAGACATTCCCTCAACTTAGGCTCTATGTTCTTCAACTCGGTTGTCAATGCCTTGCCCAACATATCCTTGGTGTACAGCAAGCCCAGCATATTGTTGATTCCATCGCGGCACACAGGATACACCGAATGCCTCGATTCCATTATTTTCTTACGGTTCTCAATAAGATCGTCGTCAAGATCGAGATAAGTAACCTCGTTGATGTTGGTCATCAAGGAAGTGATTTTCCTGTCGCCCAAATGAAACACATTCTGCACAATCTCGTGTTCGATTTCTTCAATCGCACCTCCAGTAGCCCCTTCACGCGTCATCGATTTAATCTCTTCTTCAGTAATTCCCGTATCCGATTCTTTGATGCCCGTCAACTTGAACAGCAACATACTCGTGTGGGTCAACAACCAAATGAAAGGTGAGGTCAGAATAGAAAGCCAGTTCATGGGCTTGGCCACCACTTTAGATATCACCTCGGGCATAGCCATACCTATACGTTTGGGCAGGAGTTCGCCGAAAATCAAAGAGAGGAAAGTGACCATAACCGTAATCACGATCACAGACACATGCCCGGCCATGTTGGCATCCAAGCCCAAATTCAAAAGCAGGGGCTCCACATATACTCCCAGCCTATCGCCGGAGTAAATACCCGTGAATATACTGATCAGCGTAATGCCAATCTGCACGGTACTCAGAAACTTATTGGGTGAGCTGGCTAGGTCTAAAGCGGTCTGGGCCTTTTTGTCACCATTTTTCGCGGCTATTTCAAGCTTCGTCTTTCGCGACGATATCAAGGCCATTTCTGACATCGAAAATAGGCCGTTAAGCAATATCAGAAAGAATAATATAAATATTTCCATTTATCAGACTCTAATCGCGAGTCAAACTGCAAATTTTAGGATTGCAAAATAATACAAATCGAAGAGGCTTTACTACTGAAATTTATTTTTTTTGAAAATATACGTTTCCCCTTGAACCGCAAAACCTATTTTTGTGACCAAACAAAGCAAAAAGCATGGTTCTTTTCATCAATGATAGGCCCGTTAAGTTTACTACTGATCATCAGGTTTCAAGAAAGAATCGAAAAAAGGCCGAAGTCATTCTTCCCAGCAGCAGAAAATTCAGAGCGATTGAAGAGTGGGAAAAGCATGTGGTAATTCCAGATGCCGGTAAGGAAACACTGGTGAAGTTTTTTCAGCAGATCAAAGAACTGAAGAAATTCAATTTCAAATCGGCCACCTTTTTGGTCAACGATTTCAATGTGGTTAAAAACGTCCTCGAAAAAGAATACAAACTTTTGGATGCCGCCGGCGGCGTGATATTGAACCAATTGGGCGAAGTGCTCATGATCTACCGCTTGGGCAAATGGGATCTTCCGAAAGGCAAAGCCGAAAAAGGTGAAACCATTAGGCAAACCGCCCAACGCGAGGTCGAAGAAGAATGCAGCATATCGGTATCGTTACGCGAAAAAGTATTTGTGTCTTACCACACCTATTTGCACAAAAACCAAAGGGTTCTTAAGCGTACATTTTGGTACGAGATGGATCTTGTTTCCGACGAATTGATGAAACCCCAAAAAGAGGAAGACATTGAGGAAATCCGTTGGATGAACCGCAGCGAAATGCACAAAGCTTTGAAAAAAAGCTACCGATCAATTGCTCATGTGCTCGACAACATGTTGGCTCAAGACCTCAGCTTCTCTAAAGGATAAGGCAGATAATCGCTGATATCTACACCGTAGGCGTGCAGTTCACGCACAATCGTCGAACTGATGGGGGCCAATTCGGGCGAGGTGATCAAAAAGACGGTTTCCAAACCTTCCACAATCTGCCGGTTCACTTGAGCGATTGTGTTTTCGTACTCAAAATCGGTGGTGTTGCGTAAACCACGAAGTAAAAAGCGGGCTCCTTCGTCTTTGGCCACTTTGGCGGTCAGGTCGTGGTAATGCACCACTCGCACGCGGGGATCGCTGTTGAAAGCCCCACGAATCACACCTTCCATTATCTCAAGGGAAAAATGCCTTTTCTTCGCTTGGTTGGTCCCAATACCAATCACCACCTCATCAAAAAGCTTCAGTCCACGTTCTACAATATCGGCATGTCCTTTCGTAAAGGGGTCGAAAGAACCTGGAAAAAAAGCCGTCCGTTTCATATTTGATCGTTTAGAAAAGTAAAGATGGACACAATTGCCGTAAAAGAAAAATACTTTTATCCCGCCCCTTTAATTCTGCATTGGCCCGAATGAAGTATTGCAATTCTTGATCAAAAACCACAAGTTTGTAGACTGACAAAACCTTAACGCATTAAAGGCAATGAAAAAACATCTTTGGGGAGTTGATCTAGGCGGCACAAAAATCGAAGGCATTATTCTGGTACGCGATTCTGGCGAAACACTCATCAGAAAGCGTATACCCACAGAAGCCGATCAAGGCTACCGGCACATTTTGTCGCAAATTAATAAACTGAT
Encoded proteins:
- a CDS encoding LytR/AlgR family response regulator transcription factor, with product MNAIIVDDERLARNELKRLLEDFPKIKVIGEAANADEAIPLIEETEPDLLFLDIQMPGKNGFELLESLEDKVPEVIFTTAYDEYALKAFEFNALDYILKPIDSARLAEAIQRVEEEREELERLEKAAPTEKVLGTQDQVFVKDGEKCWFVRLGKVRLFESMGNYVRLHFDDQKPMILKSLNSLEERLDPKIYFRANRKHIINLNWIDKIEPWFSGGLLVTLSAGEIGPGGEKIEISRRQAIKFKDLMSL
- a CDS encoding DNA-directed RNA polymerase subunit alpha C-terminal domain-containing protein: MEKRKKECEKGHVFWKSSDCPSCPVCEKEREVDQEFLRVLSAPARRALESEGIATLLQLSQCKASDLLNLHGFGPSSVPKLKKVLSEHNMAFRED
- a CDS encoding sensor histidine kinase gives rise to the protein MGSKKAYWFYQIAGWSIYFISDILNYFTLYPFGFDELNHLMGNVMVNVATGVSLTHIFRLIFKHYHWIKLPIGQLILRCLIVVFLITFILAAINIPMDRAFININSMNAALLDISYHINLTKPVFMWVLVYVFYSFANESRVKDIEKVKLESSVKESEAKVLRAQMNPHFVFNALNSIRALVLEEPNKAMNGITQLSNLLRSSLISNRKTTVSLKEELKTIEDYLSLEKIRYEERLQTKCDIAPQTLGIQVPPMMLQTLVENAIKHGVQKALRWGFIEIKTYIENGMLVIVIRNTGQLHAEKSLNESSGFGIENTKRRLQLLYGNDYQFKIFQEDKLTVRAEIHLPIENKVI
- a CDS encoding histidine phosphatase family protein, whose product is MSTKRLYIIRHGETDYNKRGIVQGSGIDADLNATGRAQARAFFEAYGHIPFQTVYTSELKRTHQSVQHFLELDIPHIILPGLNEISWGTKEGKVPNSLDDSNYYKLVEAWKQGDTHIPVEGGESPNQVAERQRGALKTILDNTEEELILVAMHGRAMRILLAQMSKLPLSEMDYFEHKNLCLYLVEYSYTEDSFSIVEHNNVEHLKSLTV
- a CDS encoding MotA/TolQ/ExbB proton channel family protein, producing the protein MLQTILLQVPAETGIDSTLTASPVSINYFELLLKGGFVVYPILILLFITFFLMVERYLFIKGASRIDHGFLRSLKDNILRGDFRSAIAMCKSTNLPISRILEKGISRIGRPVKDIESAMEIQSNLEVSKMEKNMGYLGLIAGVAPTLGFVGTISGIIRIFYEISVTGEFSIETISNGLYEKMIASFSGLVVGLIAYAAYHGINMMIDKFSIHLQATVMDFLDTLNEPAS
- a CDS encoding DUF937 domain-containing protein, whose amino-acid sequence is MAGILDLLNSDLGKQIVSGVSGETGAPQNKTADVLSMALPVLMGAMQKNASSSQGAAGLLNAVQGKHDGGILDNLGSLFQGGVDQSVKQDGEGILGHVLGSKQNMVQNALSQKSGLDAGQVGQILKVAAPILMGVLGKQARQNNVNDASGLTSMLGGLLGGGSGSKQQSLIESFLDADGDGSVIDDVAGMLLKGSGQKGGLGGMLGSLFGK
- a CDS encoding ExbD/TolR family protein, giving the protein MKLKRQRRFEAEVQTASLNDIMFFLLLFFLIVATLGSPNVIKLLLPKADTATHEVSKQPITLSITEDKAYYIDRKNIPFPELEAALQQATMGMEEPTVILRAAQSLTIQDLVDIMSMGARLKIRMVLATELD
- a CDS encoding response regulator transcription factor; the encoded protein is MSKILYVEDDENLGFVTKDNLEEEGFEIVHFTDGQEAFKNFMKEKYDLCLLDVMLPELDGFSLAEKIRAQNQHIPIIFLSAKTMQEDRISGLKVGGDDYITKPFSIEELCLRIKVFLKRNTIFEESGAKDEFDFGKFHFNFSQLILDSEDGEQKLTHREAEVLKYLCERPNTLIKREDILTKIWGRDDYFLGRSLDVFITRLRKMLQTDENIKIDNVHGVGFRFVTE